The following is a genomic window from Daphnia magna isolate NIES linkage group LG4, ASM2063170v1.1, whole genome shotgun sequence.
GGCTTTTATTCCCTATTAAAGACTTTGAAAGACAAAAGAGTTTAAATGCTTATTGTGAAACGATGTTGAATGCAAGATGTAATTAAAAGAAGCGTCAAGCTAGGAGCGCAACATGCCAATGAAACAGATTACGAGGGAAAGTTTGCTACGTGCACGGCGATAATGAATCGTAATGCAAAGATAGCCAAGTTCTAACGACATTCCTGCTTCATTTTGACAGCGTATTAAATCTCCGAAAGGAaagaattcaaaatttttaaggATGAAGAGAAACGCGTAAAACGTTGGTGGATCGATGGAGATATGTTTGATATTGATAGCAAATTTGAGGTTTTAGTGTACTAGCCTTTGTATTGAATGCATTGAAATTACACATCTTAAGATAAGTTCGATGCAGTTGCACGCCTGTTGTGTCAGGTCACGGGCAAGCCGGGTATTGAGTAAATGCGTGCGCAGAACAGCAATTGTTGAAGCGCCTCTTCTTGTTCGATCTAGACAAACTGGCAATTCGTTGAAATGAACAACAGGAAAGCAGTGCACGAAATTAGGGGTAGGGTGGGCAAGTCAACGTCACAATGTCATTAAAATGGATCATCATATACAAGCTATTGTTGCACAAACGTCAGACGGCATGTTATAGGAtgcaaaaacaggaaaaaaaatgccttcAACCTAAATTCTTCCACCAGAAGGCTTCCCAAAAGACCAAAATGATGACTACTCTTGGGGAATTGTTAAATTAAAAAGTATAATAAGCACTCAAAATCGGCAGTAGCAGGCAAACAAATGGGCTAATTCATTCAGCGATGGAAAGCTGAGCGAATCCAACTAGCGTTCTGTCATCCGGTACCTCGTTTCCAACGCATCCTGAACTCTGTGCAAAGAATAAAAAGGTGCCTTGATGAAATTAGACTTAAAGGCAACACTATTCTTACCAAACCAAATGTCACACTCGTCGTAATCGGAAGCCCATCAAGGATCTTTTGAAGGTTGGCTGCAATGACAACCAAATCCCGGCCATCTACAAGTCCTGTTAAATCAATTCAATTACCAATGAActgatttaaaattaaataaacaaacgcAATAACTCTGAATACCTGCAGCAACGAGTTCTGAAGCAATTCCATCAGCTGAGTCACGTCCAACGGAAAATTCAAATCTGATGTCGTTAAGCTCTCGTTTTGCATTTCTATGCCACGAAATTGCAACTCAGTTACGCCATGAAAACAACTATCAAATCTCAACACACTAACCTCATTCTTAAAACTAAATTAATAGGGTCAAGTTCGCCAACAAGAGCCGCTTGAGACTGCGTCGGCAACGGTTCGGGGGCGAACGGTGGAGCAGCTGGTAAAGGCCGATGTCCAGCATCCTCAGGTTCACTAATGGCACTTGCGCAGCTGCTTGTGCTACTGCCGGATAAATGTGTGTCGGAAGCTCTAGAATCACTTTGCTGTTGCTGAGACAGCTCTAATAGAGGTCACTACAGTTAGCCTAAAATCCATGCTGTTGTATTCGATTTAACTTTACCCTTTTGAATCAGAGGGTTTGGAGGTTTCTCTGATTGTCCCTCATCGTCCGAATCGTCGTTCGAGTGTGCTTCATCTTCCGAGTCCGAAGACCAGATCCAGTCACCCGCTTCAGTTCGGTGCAATCGTCCAGACGCCCCGGGGGCCTTTCGGTAGCTACGAGTCTTCTGAGACCGTGCCTCTAAAGATGGAGCTATCAAATATATGAGCAGTCACGTATTGGTGTTAAacttgcaaaacaaaaagataggAATCACCTTGGGCAATCAGGGTTTGTACCAAATACCTCCTGTCCTTGGCCTTTTTCAGGAAAGGATGCTTGAGCAATTCAGTGGCAGTAGGCCTACACCCAAACCGATGTATAAGTAACCTTAGTGTTTTATATGGCAGTTCTAATAATCACCGTTTGGTGGGATCTTTTTGAAGGCAATCAACAATGAGTTTTCTAAAACTTTTTCCATAAGCTCGGTACTGATCACGCTCTTCTGTGCCCGTTTCTAGGCAAGGAGGATCATTTTGCAAGGTCAGTAGTAATACCTAATATCAGGAATGTATTGACATCTATTAAAATTTTCGTAGTGAAGTAAAATACCTTCATAGGAGGATAACGGTGGTAGGGCGCAGTACCCGTGGCTAGTTCAATAGCGGTGATGCCTAAGGACCAGATGTCGGCTTTAAAGTCATAACCCGTGACCTAAAATAGCATTTCTAAATTCAGAACAAGTACtgtatgaatattttattgtttactTGTTCCATAACTTCTGGTGCCATCCAGCAAGGTGTTCCAACAAAAGTATGTCTTGACTTTTGCCTACTCAGGTCTCCACCGGTTGCCAGCCATGACGAAACTCCAAAATCAGCAATTTGAATTGTACCATCTTCTCCCAGCAGAATGTTTCCAGCCTTAATGTCCCTGTAAGTTGAGTTCCATAACATCTGGGCGGTTTTATAGGTTCAGAAAACGTACCTGTGTATCTGGCCATTATTGTGAAAGTATTCCAGTCCTTTGAGAACTTCTCTTAGTACTGTTGCAATAGTCGCTTCATCAAAAACACCGTGACGGCAATCAGTCGCTTTCATTCTATGCTTAATTATGTCAAGCAAGGAACCTCCCGAGAGAAGCCTAAGAAAATGAAACTGTTTACTACATCTCaagcaattaaattttaaaaaattataaataaataggAAAGAATTAACTCACCTGAGGATAAGCCATAGTTCTTCCCCAACAACGAAGGATGTAAAATATGTAACAACATTTTCATGATGGCATGAAGACATAGCCTGAATTTCTTTCTACGTAAAATGAAGGATAGTTATCGGTCATCTTTATGTCAGTTAAATATGATGAGATTTACTAGGAGCTCTTCCATGCTGGTATTCCATTTTTCCAGATTTATTCGTTTTATGGCACATTTTTCATTGCGAGGCTTGCAAAAGGCAGAATGTACAACAGCTGTAGCCCCGACACCTACAACAAGATTTCTTATCAGTTCTATACCAAGGGTGATTACAAGGGTGATTGTTTAGATAAAGTTTACAGTTGAGTGAGTGAACAATTAATAATGTTAAATTAAAGCTAAGATTTAGATCAAATGCTTAGACAACTAGGAATATAGGTTAAGAACCAGATTTTGATGAAGTGACCTAGTCATTGCTGCCACTGTTTTGACACTTGAGATCAGCTTGTTTTTAATGGAGATTGAGAACtgaattaatttaaaaactagaTTTCAAAAAAGAGCTTAATTTTAGAACACGAcactattttttattacgaAATAAAACAGAGTTTTAAGGAACGCTCTTGTTAACAACCAAGTTTTCTACCGTAAGACAAAAAGATCCCCTAAATTTACGATAAGGAAAAAATGCTCACCAATAACTTCGGCCAAGACGTAGTCATCTTTGGAATTTGGCCAGCCAACTGACGTTAAATTTTGTGAATTATTTTCCGCCATGAAAATCCAAGGAACGTTCCAATATATGTGTTTATTTGTGATGATTTATGCTTAAACAGTAATGGCAATGTACTTGTGGAGCATCTAAGCGAAACTTTAGTTGGGTTGGGTGTAGGCGCCGATTCTCACAAAACTGTTCTATCTTCTTGCTGACCAGTTTATCGTTGTCACCGATAACCCACAGTTTATCTTACCTTTTTTCGTTGAGTTTGTGCAACCGTTTTCCAGATCAGCTCGGAGTTCTTCGCTCTGAACCCAATAAACGAATTACCACTGTAATCTAATTCACTGTCGAAGCTAACAAAAACTAACACGGTGCTTCTACAGGGACTTTAGAACGACACGCATGCTTGCGACGAACTGACCAAGACTTTTGAGTCATTTGTCCCACTTTCTGTTCACTGCCCTGCCCTCTTTCCAAATTTATACGTCAAACAGATAGGAAAGGTAAATTAGTGGGATCTGTAGAATAAATAACCAAGTGGTCGCCGAAGGCTGCGTCAAGGTGAATGAGAACACGAGGTTATTTCGTTACCTGAAAGGACGGAAGAGGGTCATTAAAGCGCTGTTCGTACTCAGTTTGTGAATTTCGGCGTCGAAAAACCTAAGCAAACAATCCCGACGTTCGTCAATAAGCCCTCCAAGATAATAATTCGGCCAACAGTTTAAATAAATACCTCCAGCGATGTTGACGTCACCGACGACGATGGCATCGTGGGAATATCCAACGTGAATTTTCTGCAGTTCAAGAGCCTCTTGTGTAATGGCAAATAACCAACAACTAGATGCTAATAAATCTTACCTTTTATAActattcattttaaaatctagAGCTGACGTAGAAGACAGCCGTTCATCACACAGTTATAAAACACACTGTTATGTGGGATTTACGAACCTTATAGTCCCGTCACCTGATTTGACTAGCCCGATAGATCCATCTTTCATGTTGATTCAACCCACTATGTTGTCGTCTGCTCGAGAATGGAATTAATTATTTGTGTACGCTGATATTTTAAACAGTTTTCCGTTTGCCTTTCCAGGTCACGCGAAATTTCCTACACCTGTAGCATCATTAACTACGCTGCTAGGACTTCAAGGTGTTTCTCTGAAACTTCAGGGGATTTTTTTGGCCTGACCTCCATGGAGACGAGACGCCACGCGCCATGATTTTCCTTCTCAAATGATCACCATTGTCTTTAACTGAATATTAAACTGATTGACCTAACGTGATCGACAGGACAGCGCGTGAATTTTAATCGTACGTCCGCCATAAATTAAATAACGTATACTTACGTATTGACTCGGATACAAGGATACATTGAAAGAATAATTAGATTGTTTTTGACGAAATACAAAACAACAAGGTTAACAAAACAATTATAATTTAATTGGAAAGGCGACCCAAGGGTGAACCGCGACTTCCATCGGAACTCAAACGAGGACTAGACTCAATTTCGGAGGAGGCGCTTTCACTGTTGAGCGTCGTCGACGATCCGTATGGGTCAAGTGACGATTGGACCGACATTGAACGAGCATGAGAACGCCGTCTGCCTCCACGTTGTGGTGTTGGTGACAGCTTGGCTGGATCTACACAAGTGGGATCAGCCTGATAAGCTAACGCGTTCATGATTAGGTGATCCGGTACCAATCCTATAGGAACGTAATGGAAATCGTTGGTTCAATCAACGACATTCGCTGAATGGTTTGTACCTAATGGATGGATTTCCCGCATCAATACATTGGCTGGAATTTGATGGAATCGAATGAATTCTAAAAAGTTTGAGAGTGTCTCTTTGAGGCTGATGTTGGGATTGCTGTCGCAGTATTTCTTCGACCACATTAATGCAGCCTATGTGGTTCACTGTATCGTATGAGTAATCTATAATAAATTTCCATAAAATTTTAAACCTGGAATTTTGTGAATTCATCCGCTTTGAGTTCGTCTCGACAGAGTACTAGACGAACGACGTGTTGCGGCAACAAAGTGAACGATCCCAGATTCAATACTAAGAACCGAAATGGAAAATTTAGCATGGATTAATACAGACAAGATGTAAATTTCATGACCTTCATTCCCATGTTCGTCGACAAATTCTAATACCTTtaaggaaaaatatttaatagcTAATGGGAAAAACCATTGTGCAAGCAGAATACGCACCTTTTGGACTAGAGATTTAGTGCATTTGTATTGTATATAGCGTTCGGCTGAGGCCAAAAGAGCGCAAACAGTATCAACATTGATACAACATTGCACGAAACCTACACAGGAACGTCGGAGTTCATCAAGTCCATAATAATCAGCCGCATTCATTACACCTACAGTCGTAAAATTCAGTTTAAATTATCAACGTACAATGAATTGTTTCCGAAATACCTAGCAATGTTCTAGGCTGTAGGGTCACGCAACCGGTGTGAATGTATTCAATGAGTTGCCGGAAAACGTCAGGCTCAAATTCTTCGGCAATTAGCGTTTGATGGGTATGCGTAGCgggctaaaaaaaataataaagaaacaaTCGGGTTAATTAAGCAAAACGGGACAACTTAGCGAATGAATGCGGAGAGGTTTCAAGAAACATGTAACCGgctaaaaataattttgaaaaaaaaaaaagaactacgGTGATGTGAATGGACAGTTGTGACAGTGTGTTTTAAAGCGCCAAATTCTTTGCGAATGGATATTGTGCTGAGGATTTGCGGGACGAACTATTTATACACCACAGCATACCTCGTGAATGGAAGCTAATTGTTGGGTATATCCTCTCTGTAACGTaacattttgaatatttcGAGAGTGCAACAGGGACCGATTAGAAGTGTCCTAGTAGAATCGTAAAAGCATATACCTTTTCCGTTGGATTTTGTAAATTTAGTAGAGGTTCGCTACTCCGTTTGAGAAACAATCGCAATTTGTTTGGCCCCGTGCTCGGTTCTTTTTTCCGTTGAGGACTTGGCGTGGTGTATAGCATTTTTTGAAACActctaaaaaataaataaacaagtgATACATCCATCCtatttttgtcttttgaaCGATAATAGCTACCTGCTCCTAGCGGCCAAGACGGCCTTAACAGCACAGACTGGCTCGCGAGTGTCACCGACTAAAAACGTCACCTtgtattcatttattttacaCCACAGAAATATTTGCTGAAATTACAACTTTGAAtatgaaatataaatatgCGTAAGTTAATCGTACATCACACAGTTCAGGCATGGAGgccaaaaattttaaatcttCTGCTAATCCGCTCTTGTTTTCAAAGACGCTTAAATCAGCTTCGTCGCCGAGCCCGGTGGTCATGACCGAAAGACCACCGAGAGCCGTTTCAGCCATGATTCTAACTGGTTGATTAATATCCAAAGTCGTTAgaacttgaaaaaagaaaataaagttgTCAACTCACCTTCTTACTGGCTAGTTTTAcgtgacgaaaaaaaaaaacggaaaacaaaacaagaaaaaaaacacgtagAAAAACAAGCACTAAATCGATCAATGTCTTTAGTGTAGGAGAAACGTCGACTGAGTCGCAGACTCAAAGGTCGACACTGCGTATCAGAGTATTGATCGCGTTTCTCGCGCAATCgctgctctctctctcttctgtTCTTTTCCCCTTATACGCCATTATCAGCGCTAAGCAATCGGAGACTATCGTCTATCGTTTacccgttttttttatgtttcttaaAGAGAACGACAGTCATCCAAAGAATTAAAACGAATGAGGTAATCACCGTGCCATGACGGTTGAAAAATGTAGTCAAGCCAAACGAAATTAAAGGTATAGGCTATGATGTGAATTCGTTAGCTCTGCAAGATCGAACTATTCAACAAGTTTCTATTTGTTGCTTTCTAGTAAACCTTCATGTTtaccacacacaaaaaaattgcgTGATTTCCAAGGgaattggatttttttgttttgttttgtttgatgcAATTGTTTTTTGGAGATATTGCATGAATATGAAAGTGATCAGGATTATGCTTCCTTGTTTTGCAAGGTCGACATATTAAAGATAACAATCCTGGCCTTGTCATGCACGTATAAATATTAAGACATGTTTGCTTTATGTCTGACTAAGTACATCGCGTTACTTTCTATGACGTCACACCAGTCACACGGGGAAACAAGTTGTGCCAGTGCATCTGTCGGTATTGGCTATGGAAGCACAAACATTCGATCGAGCTTAAAAATAAGTTTTGGCATTTTCCCCGTTAAGTAAAATTGGGAACTTCCCAATGAATCAGCCTTGAGGCAGTTGCCAGCAACCTTCGACTCTCTCTCGTTAATTAAAACCTAACTGAAATGAATCGGTCGGAAAACAAGAGCGTAGTATTGAATGATATCCTTTATTCTCTATTGAAAGTGGGCTAGAACGATGGAAGAAAGGACAATTCGGCAGGAAAAAAACGATGTCAGTGAGCAACACATAACAAATGGAGATGGAGATCAGCATAAAAAACGGCTGCAACATGACAGCTAGTATAGATAAGGATAATACTGGGACCGATGTTAGGTGCTGATCCATCATGTGTCACGTCATTTTATTGGACAGACGAGACGACTGTAGTACGATAGCCGGATGAGCTATACTGTAGCGATAAGACGTGCTGAAATTACGTCTGGCTATCGAATCGGCAGCGTTTTCCAACCCTTCCATCGTCTTCTTGACGAATACGTGCTGGGCAGCAGCTACAACGGTACCCAAGGCGAAACAGTTGGCTGCAAACTATTAGAGAATGTAAATGTTGAAATTACACAGTTTGGTAAAACGAGAAATGTTGAAACTTACTGCGACTTGGTTCATACTCCTTGACTTAAAAGTTTGGCGAAATGCAAAACGAAAGACGAAAGAGTTGACGTATACTCGGGCGATAGACTCTTACAAATGAAGGCCAGCCCTTTCTACGCTGTGCCTTTTTATAGAGTAAGCGAACTAACAATCTTGGTCAAGACCGACAGTCAGCTTTCCTTTACAATCTCCTCCCACTGCAGTTTTTCCCGGCGCCATTTTAGGGTAGGCGGATGCCATTTATTTGACGTCACAACGACCAGCCCACcttcttatttcattttttacttcgACGTTTCAACCCCGGAAATCATGCTGTGACCATGATGGTGGATAAATCTTTGCTGGGTTGTTAACTCAAAATTCTATATGGGAAGTATATTAAAATGCAATGAATGGCTTTATCGAATAAAATAAGAAGAGAAGATATGGCTCATGCCCTCAAGGACTTATCAACGGTCGCAGTCACAGTCACGTACGTCATTATTGCACCATCGGTTTCCACACGCGCGCtcattttgctttttgttcgtcttttactttttttgctAACATAAactttaagaaaagaaaatcaaatgatatGGAACATTTATAAACATGTATTTATACATGCTGACCACTGAGTTATGTACAAGGGCGTACTGAATGGATGTTAACTCTATACAACGATTACCCCGACGGATGAATTCCGGGGCGTATGCTTCTCGCTGGGctttcatcttcttttgttttctttatccAGAAGGTGAAATCCAATCTTCTCTCTAGCATACAATATGGTACAAAACGTAAATCGATGATGACAAAATTGTGGCCGAGAAATTCAAGACATAAAATTTACATTATGTGGGGGGAGGGCTGtacgaaaaaacaaacaaaaataaggaaaaaaaaaaaaaaccgcctgtgtgtgtgtgtgtgtgtgtggagtgTGTGTTTCAAAGAGCAAAattcaaaacgaaaaagaaaattataccGATCCATTCATTTCAATTATACACGGCGCGGAGGGATCAATGCGGCGGCGCGAGATCACAGACTCAGTGAACTCAAAAAGGTAAATTGTTATTCATTCACGTCAATGACACTGTTGATTTTTGTTGTGGCAACatatacaatttaaaaatgattggGGTTTTGCACGCATGCGCTcatacatacatacacacaggacacacacaaacatacaAACTAAATCAACAGAAAAGAAAGGCGTCTTTACACAACAGTCCGGAGGAGGAGCAGGGCGGGATGaaagaacaaaagttttttttattaattttttaatgtgAAGAAAAGACACGAGCATACAGTCAATAGGGAGGAggaattatcttttttttaaattgttttgcGACACACTCGCTCGACGTTAATTTAAAGTTCAGTGTGTGACAGAAACGAACATTCTATGTGTTGATAAGAGAGAAAATGGTACATTAGATTAATATGATAACGAGGAGAAAACGGTGAAACAATGAAGAGAGAAAGGTAAAGTTAGATAGACAGTGGGCTGGATTCTGAATGAATTGAGCAAAAAGACCACAATAAAAGGGAGTGTGTGATTCTCTTCCGGATACTTTCCACTTATTTTTATCCTTTCTCCGAACtatgctgttttgtttttttagattttagttttttttttaaggttttttttttttattttattttaatttttttattatttactttgtgtgtgtgtgtgttttcttgAAGGAGTATGTTTAAGGATTTCAAACAGTGGCGATGATGACGAGCAGGTGGGCAATGTCCGTCACACGGTGAAGAAGGTCTGGTGTGATGCGAGCCAAACTATCATTGGCAAATTCGCAAGCCGGGAAAATGTGGACAACGTAAGACGGCTAAAacacatacaaaaaaatttttacaaagaATGTCGATTGGATTAAATAGAGAATCGAAATTACCTGCTGAGAACCAGGGGCAGCAATGTTGACAATGCCGGCTGCCTGTTTCAATTGTAGGTAGGTGATGAATCCCTGTCGAAGATTATTGGACTGCTGCAGGACATCCATTGCATCACGACCGCAAGGTAAAGCTAAAAGGATGCAATGCTCTTGCTCCATTTGAACTTTACGCGCCACGCCTTCCAACTGTTGTTGTTCCAATCTCATGCGCTGGGCAATGCGTAAGGGCAAAGCCAGGCCTTCGGGACTACACGGCAACGATCCTCGTGCCACCAGGGGGTTGCCCGAGATGAAGTGCATCTGGACGACGGCGTGGTCGTTCTTGAGGGCCATCAGGCCTTGCCACATGATGGGATAGCGTTGCAGGAGGCTAACCAACGAATCGGCTTGAGGAGGAACCTGCGACGCGTGAGGTGGGGTTCGAATGGCTGGAGGGCGAACGGATAACGACGTGGCAGGCGAGGGGGCCTCACAGGCCAGGGTGGGTTGAGAAGGTGGATTCACTCGCTGCATGACTCCTGTGACACTCAGATGAGCTGGTGGAGGAGACGGATGGTACCCGCCGCTTTCTTCGTGAGTGTAGACGTGCGTCTGGCGGTGTTGGTGCGACGGCGATGGTGGTGCCATCTGCATGTGACCAGTAGGTGTTTGATGGTATGCCGAACCCGAAGAAGCCGGACGATGATGTTGTTGGTAcatttgctgttgttgttgctgctgcacGTTGGTATTGGCTACAGAGAATGGAACTGCAACGCAGCCTTGTAATGGCGATTCGGTGGTGCGGTGTTCACCACCCGCGGCCAAAGCTCTCAGATGAGAAGGCAGCGATGGCGGTGGAACGGCCCGTTCACGTGGATCGCGTTGCAATTCAGCTGCTTCCGCTGGATTCAGTGCGTGTTGGGGTGCTGGACCAGGAGAGAACGTCCCAATTCTTGCGAAATCAGGATACCGAGCGTAATATTGCTGATACAGCTGGTGTTGCAACAACATCTGCGGATTGACGCGGGACATGTCCGTCTGACTCGGAGAATGTTGGTGCGCGGGTGGAGGTGTTGGCAATTCGCGCAACATCGGATGAATTGGTTGCTGTTGCAACTGCTGCTGAATcggctgttgctgttgttgcaacTGCTGCTGAATcggctgttgttgctgttgttgcaacTGCTGCTGAATcggctgttgttgctgttgttgcaacTGCTGCTGAAtcggttgttgttgctgttgtaaTTGCTGTTGAAtcggctgttgttgttgttgttgctgctgctgttgtaaCTGCTGCTGAatctgttgttgctgttgcaaCTGGCGAACTTCGGTTTCTTCTCGAGAAGGAGTGCTGGCTCGACGGACAGTCTCTTCTCGGCTCCTGGTCTCTGCTGCGGTGATATTGGGCGAGTGTTGCTGCTGGACTAGATGGTGCTGATACGCCGCAAAGTGGTGGGATGGCGGTTCGTTGGATGCGTAAACGGGTCGATACGGTGTTGAGACTGCGGTTGATAACGTAGCCCGACTGGTGGGTACCGAAGTGACGGATACTCGGATTGGAGCACTCGCCATCGGTGACCCGAACACCGGAGGTGCAGACGTTACCGCCGTTGGCATCGAATCGGATCTCGGGCCGTAAATCGGATACACCGAGACGCCGCTCGTGGTCGTCGACGATGTCAGAGGTGGACGAGATGTTGCCGGAAGAACCGAAACGCTCGAACCGGTTGATGATGACGAGACCTGCGTTCGCGTCAACGAGGGTGTCGAGACGATGGGACCAGGTTGCGATGACGAAGAGTACGCCCCTGACGAGTAAAGCGTCACAACGGCCGGTGGAGGTCGTTGAGGTTGAGATGACAGACCGGATAAAGCAGGCACAACAGCTTGAACGCTGGCCATTGATGGATGCGCCCTGCTGgccggctgctgctgctgttgaggGCCGGTCGCTCTGGCGATTACCACAGTGCTTCCCATAGTTGTTTGGCTCTGCATTGAATGCTGGGTCGTTGCTGCAATAGTTAACAAATAAAGTGAGTCAAGTTCAAAGTTATTCGCTTTCGAAATTATCGTCCATTACCATTTGTTGGACGCCCCAGAAGTGGAGCCGGTCCGCTCAATCGTCCACTACTAGCCACGGCGATGACCGTAGCACCGCCGCTCAAACTCACCGGCACACCGGCCGGCAATTGTAATTGTGGCGTGTGTGACTgtggctgttgttgttgttgttgctgctgctgctgttgttgttgttgtggatgctgctgttgttgctggatTGCCTGTTGTTGAATCGGTCCAGCTTGAGGCTGaacttgctgttgttgctgttgcatctgttgttgttgctgaagcAGCAATCCGTGAGCAGGAGCGTCTCTAGTGAGTGGCACCGCCGGGTAACTCGATCCAGACGAAGCAGCCGGACGTGCGGGAACGGGTGTAACAACTGTAGCTGACGGCAAACGGGCAACTTCTGTACTCTGCATCGGCGCCAGAACCGTCGCGGCCGGTGTGACAGTCGGAGTGATCGTCACCGAAGACGACGAGCTGCTGTGCTGACTAACAGACGGCGTGGTCAAGTTGGTCACGACCGGTAAACTGGCCGTCGTAATGGCTACGCCCGACGTGGTGGGCGATGGCACTTTGACCAACGATGCCGGAATGAGTGTCGTCGTGGCCGGCTGAGTCGAATGCTGGACAACTGGACTGGCTTGAGACGGTCCCGATCTCAGATTGAGGACGACAGTGGACGACGATGCAACCGGTTCTTCTGTCCGACGAACGACAACTCCAGCGTGCTGAGTTGGTAGCGGTTCGTCATGACGCCGGATGGGCGTCAAATGTCCGGTAACTGGATCTATCAATGTAGTGGCCGTTTCCTTCAAGGGTTGCGGTAGTTCAACTTTCATCACTGCCGGTCCAGGCGTCTCAGCTATCGCTCGCTGTTGAGGTATTGGCCCGCTCATGTACGAAGCCCTCGGCGATTGAATTCTCGGGCTGGACGGGGCGGCAAGCATCATGGGTGTTGCCAGCGCCACCGCAGGTGAATGATGATGACCCCGGACGACAGTTTCAATCGTGTCGTCGATGGTCGTTCTGGGATCAATCAATCGGCCTTTGAGCCCTTCGAAATCTTTCTTCAGAATGTGATGATTGATCGAAGGAGGTTCTTGAACATTTGCGACAAAGTCCACGACAGGTTTCTCCTCCGGTTTGGCCTCCAACGTCTTGTGTTCAAATGGCTTATGTTCAACGGTTTCAGGCACAGCAGGGAGC
Proteins encoded in this region:
- the LOC123471602 gene encoding msx2-interacting protein-like — encoded protein: MPSTKSKDFLFDQPEPKSVKSRIHPPALTPSSHKSKPLLSSSDTDSEPEIKPAPKPKVRAEPTAAIVKRRPSIPEINRTPVEPKKTVDRSNSLPVKKSKKESSSKLHHSNSTSGKLSSRGEEKMENIFGPLSDDSDDQQPIARPVPPTPAPTVTNPRLPIVYSSDSDCGRIAPLVPKPESLPSPPLTDKADKTGDRQRKKKSKESHSRDRKKSGSKETSTTETTNHHHKSRPSIEATKEQQSDGEELQEAGRALESKLVEESLIAIAHLAQKEKDKKEAESKIIAVQPAVVVVDQQQHKKKKKKSRKTHRENGPPPPPPVTIKTEPGLDLPSPVMTALSIKTEPSDTCPAPIASSSPRVKPLPEVVHRPEHQSVEPKLSMPSLLWEPSTSPVLANLPVVPPPVVPVEIPTPTVVAEPVARPGIWKQETEDAVAGLLTETFDDFKEEKLDEEPEEPVEIPDPASLVRPTWPPEQEESPQPNEEAQKAIQSLQCENDLDISDEMIIDEAGTSSTEDTAGPTECPLYSGSSSSDVAEVESQRAAHLSAVSKPAAVETAPTPPPSPPELCIDETRCQPENESSPLKEKPRTPDINLSSKSPRTPDLDLLDRGRTATPDLPLPSMPVVNNVIAKPEQHFVAQSPSKRTKKPNQTPPTRGGTRRVRGRTSGSSRGVSESSLEGHDADVYEFYDTEEEVTPPVAPTLPTVSVPPPPPPPLPPLPPAALPPAQTPPALPAVPETVEHKPFEHKTLEAKPEEKPVVDFVANVQEPPSINHHILKKDFEGLKGRLIDPRTTIDDTIETVVRGHHHSPAVALATPMMLAAPSSPRIQSPRASYMSGPIPQQRAIAETPGPAVMKVELPQPLKETATTLIDPVTGHLTPIRRHDEPLPTQHAGVVVRRTEEPVASSSTVVLNLRSGPSQASPVVQHSTQPATTTLIPASLVKVPSPTTSGVAITTASLPVVTNLTTPSVSQHSSSSSSVTITPTVTPAATVLAPMQSTEVARLPSATVVTPVPARPAASSGSSYPAVPLTRDAPAHGLLLQQQQQMQQQQQQVQPQAGPIQQQAIQQQQQHPQQQQQQQQQQQQQQPQSHTPQLQLPAGVPVSLSGGATVIAVASSGRLSGPAPLLGRPTNATTQHSMQSQTTMGSTVVIARATGPQQQQQPASRAHPSMASVQAVVPALSGLSSQPQRPPPAVVTLYSSGAYSSSSQPGPIVSTPSLTRTQVSSSSTGSSVSVLPATSRPPLTSSTTTSGVSVYPIYGPRSDSMPTAVTSAPPVFGSPMASAPIRVSVTSVPTSRATLSTAVSTPYRPVYASNEPPSHHFAAYQHHLVQQQHSPNITAAETRSREETVRRASTPSREETEVRQLQQQQQIQQQLQQQQQQQQQQPIQQQLQQQQQPIQQQLQQQQQQPIQQQLQQQQQQPIQQQLQQQQQPIQQQLQQQPIHPMLRELPTPPPAHQHSPSQTDMSRVNPQMLLQHQLYQQYYARYPDFARIGTFSPGPAPQHALNPAEAAELQRDPRERAVPPPSLPSHLRALAAGGEHRTTESPLQGCVAVPFSVANTNVQQQQQQQMYQQHHRPASSGSAYHQTPTGHMQMAPPSPSHQHRQTHVYTHEESGGYHPSPPPAHLSVTGVMQRVNPPSQPTLACEAPSPATSLSVRPPAIRTPPHASQVPPQADSLVSLLQRYPIMWQGLMALKNDHAVVQMHFISGNPLVARGSLPCSPEGLALPLRIAQRMRLEQQQLEGVARKVQMEQEHCILLALPCGRDAMDVLQQSNNLRQGFITYLQLKQAAGIVNIAAPGSQQPSYVVHIFPACEFANDSLARITPDLLHRVTDIAHLLVIIATV